One segment of Rickettsiales bacterium Ac37b DNA contains the following:
- a CDS encoding Transposase — MAYSLDLRKKVIHYVNKGYTREEAARIFGIGERTIYRWLSRSKSGNLAATRAAKTWKKLDPIKLLNEVSKNSNWLLSDFAKVFNVSTAAICLAFKTLGITRKKRPHSIVNGMKQNGNYFWQLSQTIKRKI; from the coding sequence ATGGCATATTCCTTAGATTTACGTAAAAAAGTAATTCACTATGTTAATAAAGGTTATACCAGAGAAGAAGCTGCAAGAATTTTTGGCATAGGTGAAAGAACAATTTATAGATGGTTATCGAGATCGAAATCCGGGAATTTAGCAGCCACACGAGCAGCTAAGACATGGAAGAAGCTTGATCCAATCAAATTATTAAACGAGGTGTCTAAAAACAGCAATTGGCTATTATCTGATTTTGCAAAGGTTTTTAATGTGTCTACAGCTGCTATCTGTTTGGCATTCAAGACTTTGGGGATCACACGAAAAAAAAGACCACACTCTATCGTGAACGGGATGAAGCAAAACGGCAATTATTTTTGGCAGCTATCGCAAACTATAAAGCGGAAGATATAG
- the proS gene encoding Proline--tRNA ligase: MRLSNYFLPIIKENPQEASIISHRLMLRAGMIRQLTSGIYNWLPLGMNVLSKISNIIRSEMNKMGSLEILMPSIQPAELWQESGRYNDYGKEMLCMKDRHERNILFGPTHEEVVTDIFRHNVKSYRDLPKNLYQIQWKFRDEIRPRFGVMRGREFLMKDAYSFDLDFVMAKETYNLFYKTYFKIFKALGLNAIAVSADSGAIGGNLSHEFHIIADTGESAIFYDSEFDTLVKDNTLDIDRMHNLYAAADEKHDPSNCPIPDSKLSSKRGIEVGHVFYFGNKYSKAMNAYVINSKGEQVPVEMGSYGIGVSRLVGAIIEANYDDIGIIWPEQIAPFYISLINLRTKDAECTKLAESVYQTLLKNNVEVIYDDSEQTAGSKFATHDLIGIPWQIIIGPKGAKYGKAELKNRKTMSVEELSIEALLNKLKITR; this comes from the coding sequence ATGCGTCTTTCTAATTATTTTTTACCTATTATTAAGGAAAATCCTCAAGAAGCTTCAATAATTTCACATAGGTTAATGTTACGTGCTGGTATGATTAGGCAATTAACCTCCGGTATATATAATTGGTTGCCGCTTGGTATGAATGTGTTATCTAAAATTAGTAATATTATTAGGTCAGAAATGAATAAAATGGGTTCATTAGAAATTTTAATGCCAAGTATACAGCCAGCAGAATTATGGCAGGAATCTGGTAGGTATAATGACTACGGTAAAGAAATGCTTTGTATGAAAGATAGGCATGAAAGGAATATTTTATTTGGGCCTACGCATGAGGAAGTGGTAACTGATATTTTTCGTCATAATGTTAAATCTTATCGAGATTTGCCAAAGAATTTATACCAAATACAGTGGAAATTTAGGGATGAAATTAGGCCACGTTTTGGAGTAATGCGTGGTCGGGAATTTTTGATGAAGGATGCTTATTCTTTTGATTTAGATTTTGTGATGGCGAAAGAAACATATAATTTATTTTATAAAACTTATTTTAAGATTTTTAAGGCTTTGGGGTTAAACGCTATAGCTGTTAGCGCAGATAGTGGGGCTATTGGTGGCAATTTGAGTCATGAATTTCATATTATTGCGGATACTGGAGAGAGTGCAATATTTTATGACTCTGAATTTGATACGTTAGTTAAAGATAATACTCTAGATATAGATAGAATGCATAATTTATATGCAGCAGCTGATGAAAAGCATGATCCTAGTAATTGTCCTATTCCTGATTCCAAATTAAGTAGCAAACGAGGAATAGAAGTTGGTCATGTATTTTATTTTGGTAATAAATATTCTAAAGCTATGAACGCCTACGTAATTAATAGTAAAGGTGAACAAGTGCCAGTTGAGATGGGTTCATATGGTATAGGTGTTTCAAGGCTTGTAGGCGCTATAATTGAAGCAAATTATGATGATATTGGTATTATTTGGCCTGAACAAATTGCACCATTTTATATATCATTAATTAATTTAAGGACTAAGGATGCTGAGTGTACAAAACTTGCTGAATCAGTTTATCAGACATTACTAAAGAATAATGTGGAAGTAATATATGATGATAGTGAGCAAACAGCAGGAAGTAAGTTTGCAACACATGATCTTATAGGAATTCCGTGGCAGATAATTATAGGTCCTAAGGGTGCTAAATATGGTAAGGCTGAGTTGAAGAATCGTAAAACTATGTCTGTAGAAGAATTATCAATAGAGGCTTTATTAAATAAATTAAAAATAACCAGATAA
- a CDS encoding Spermidine synthase: protein MGEDIKFIYNRDNIYISLLSFLSVCLVLGTSNFFGKVNLLHILLPVALYSLSLLFMIITYKVFNIRILIDSLVYILLPTLIIFSTGEEFGYSVYILWIIAFLVMSIVCIHELLIVKDNIKSQLFYLNVISGMLLGIIFSLSIIYSRASTIILPMVAVIVYLLTLAWYNGEKNISKLDSIKLFIFCIILLLLKISCTTNILNSYHFLVHITYIIYTIWLILSFRNHLYKQSIIVGCLLIIGLFMPHNQANVSLEVEAVAFISAISVLFFIKTPTIYSIKTKYAHLKILDNNRNNTRLLFSNLVLQGLQSLDDEKKFEPTSYFCKEGPIGQVFRTLQDKLKNIAVIGLGTGTAAAYGHEGQNVTFYEIDQVMKEIAYDYFSYLRDSKADIKIVLGDARETLVNVNDHSYDMIICDAYIGADTPQNLMTYEAIRLYISKLTNNGILCLHISGRNETFINMISKNLKEAGLYGFIQSYNLNNFQKPNIYCEVDGLISMKTKVSSYSLLGKIRKISYIFLEKIMDQIGMVNERANACQSSRWICAARDEKYLFELIVNPKWKPLDFKDNVPLITDQTIGYTTFADG from the coding sequence ATGGGAGAAGATATAAAATTTATTTATAATCGTGATAATATTTATATATCATTGTTATCGTTTCTTTCCGTATGTTTGGTTTTGGGAACATCTAATTTTTTTGGTAAAGTTAATTTACTACATATTTTATTGCCTGTAGCTTTGTATAGCTTATCTTTGCTCTTTATGATTATAACCTATAAAGTTTTTAACATAAGGATTTTAATAGATAGTTTGGTTTATATATTGCTACCAACTCTAATTATTTTTTCTACAGGGGAGGAGTTTGGGTATTCTGTTTATATATTATGGATAATTGCATTTTTGGTAATGAGTATAGTGTGTATACATGAACTATTAATTGTTAAAGATAATATTAAAAGCCAGTTATTTTATTTAAATGTTATAAGTGGAATGTTACTTGGAATTATTTTTAGCTTAAGTATTATTTATTCTAGGGCTTCTACTATTATTTTACCTATGGTAGCTGTGATAGTGTATCTTCTTACCCTAGCTTGGTATAATGGCGAAAAAAATATAAGTAAGCTAGATAGTATAAAACTTTTTATTTTCTGTATAATATTATTATTATTAAAAATTAGTTGTACTACTAATATATTAAATTCCTATCATTTTTTGGTGCACATAACATATATTATATACACCATATGGCTAATTTTATCATTTAGAAATCATCTATATAAACAAAGTATAATTGTAGGCTGTCTCCTTATAATTGGGCTATTTATGCCACATAATCAAGCTAATGTATCTTTAGAAGTAGAAGCTGTAGCTTTCATTTCTGCTATTTCAGTGTTATTTTTTATTAAAACACCTACAATTTATAGTATTAAAACTAAGTATGCTCATCTTAAAATATTAGATAATAATCGTAATAACACTAGACTTTTATTTAGTAATCTTGTGTTGCAGGGTTTACAATCATTAGATGATGAAAAAAAATTTGAGCCCACTTCTTATTTTTGCAAAGAAGGCCCCATAGGGCAAGTTTTTAGAACTTTACAGGATAAGTTGAAAAATATAGCTGTAATTGGCCTTGGGACAGGTACGGCAGCTGCTTATGGTCACGAAGGACAAAATGTTACTTTTTACGAAATAGATCAGGTTATGAAGGAGATAGCTTATGATTATTTTAGTTATTTACGTGATAGTAAAGCAGATATAAAAATTGTTTTAGGAGATGCACGTGAAACGCTAGTAAATGTAAATGATCATAGTTATGATATGATTATTTGTGATGCTTATATAGGTGCAGATACTCCCCAAAATCTTATGACTTATGAGGCGATAAGGCTATATATTTCAAAATTAACGAATAATGGAATATTATGCCTACATATTTCTGGTAGAAATGAAACCTTTATAAATATGATATCTAAAAACCTAAAAGAAGCTGGTTTATATGGATTTATACAGTCATATAACTTAAATAATTTTCAAAAACCAAATATATATTGTGAGGTAGATGGACTTATAAGTATGAAAACAAAAGTAAGTTCATATAGTTTATTAGGTAAAATTCGAAAAATATCATATATATTTCTTGAAAAAATAATGGATCAAATAGGTATGGTGAATGAAAGGGCAAATGCTTGTCAATCTTCTAGGTGGATTTGTGCTGCTCGAGATGAAAAGTATTTATTTGAGTTAATTGTAAATCCTAAATGGAAACCTCTTGATTTTAAAGATAATGTACCACTTATTACAGACCAAACAATAGGATATACAACTTTTGCAGATGGATAA
- the dacB gene encoding D-alanyl-D-alanine carboxypeptidase dacB precursor — MKHLKTTNMKRYLFKVFLIILCLFLTNCTSSSSKFLYSKKPAFYSYIIGNINNNYINAEQFADVYITPASCQKTITALLALKTLGPDFRYETKLYISSSSKKQNIKNIVISFAGDPNLTSDNLLTLLEPIRNQQIDGKIILDASLFKVPSHSLNIMLDDIGTNYAQPISSINLDKNLIKVTIMATELGKRAYFINDSEYLINSTIMTTNEPSSVNLTWQDNNIIYATGQINIKDTSLELEISPQELDYYLINKFKKLMKILNIKGKIEIMRDYKNLIPNHVIYNKFYSKKLKEFLPPALKISDNLVFDSLYLKIIHADNPTSIIHWNDGDKIVKQLVKQYFNVDLNESLIVDGSGLSRYNRINPRNFFEILKQGYYDKEFIASLAAPGEKNSTLVDRIELAPDIRAKTGSMSGISCLCGYKINHKQPKIFIIVAHNFAPPSKEISKIIDQFISNF; from the coding sequence ATGAAACACCTAAAAACCACTAATATGAAAAGATATTTATTTAAAGTTTTCTTGATAATTTTATGTTTGTTTTTAACCAACTGCACCTCATCATCTTCAAAATTTCTATATAGCAAAAAGCCAGCTTTTTATTCTTATATAATAGGTAATATTAATAATAACTATATTAACGCTGAACAATTTGCAGATGTATATATCACCCCTGCAAGTTGTCAAAAAACTATTACTGCTTTGCTTGCACTTAAAACTTTAGGACCAGATTTCCGCTATGAAACTAAATTATATATTAGTTCGTCATCTAAAAAACAAAATATAAAAAATATAGTCATTTCTTTTGCAGGAGATCCTAATCTAACTTCAGATAATTTATTAACCTTACTAGAACCTATAAGAAATCAGCAAATTGATGGTAAAATTATATTAGATGCATCCTTATTCAAAGTTCCATCTCACTCTCTTAATATAATGTTAGACGATATAGGAACCAATTATGCTCAACCAATTTCATCTATAAATTTAGATAAAAATTTAATCAAAGTAACAATAATGGCTACAGAGCTTGGTAAGAGAGCATATTTTATCAACGATTCAGAATATTTAATTAATTCTACCATCATGACTACTAATGAGCCTTCTTCAGTTAATTTAACTTGGCAGGATAATAATATTATTTACGCAACTGGGCAGATTAATATCAAAGATACTTCTTTGGAGTTAGAAATTTCCCCTCAAGAATTAGATTATTATTTAATCAATAAATTTAAAAAACTTATGAAAATTTTAAATATTAAAGGAAAGATTGAAATTATGCGTGATTATAAAAATTTAATTCCTAATCACGTCATATATAATAAATTTTATTCAAAAAAATTAAAAGAATTTTTACCTCCTGCCTTGAAAATATCTGATAATTTAGTATTTGATAGTCTATATTTAAAAATTATTCATGCAGATAACCCAACTTCTATAATTCATTGGAATGATGGCGACAAAATTGTTAAACAATTGGTAAAGCAATATTTTAATGTTGATCTTAACGAAAGTTTAATAGTTGATGGGTCTGGATTATCGCGCTATAATAGAATTAATCCCAGAAATTTCTTTGAAATCTTAAAGCAAGGTTATTATGATAAGGAATTTATAGCTTCTTTGGCTGCTCCTGGTGAAAAAAATAGTACTTTAGTAGATAGAATTGAACTAGCTCCAGATATAAGAGCGAAAACTGGAAGTATGTCTGGTATAAGCTGTTTATGTGGTTATAAGATAAATCATAAACAACCAAAAATATTTATAATTGTGGCTCATAATTTTGCTCCCCCATCGAAAGAAATATCAAAAATAATTGACCAGTTTATCAGCAATTTTTGA
- the ftsY gene encoding Cell division protein FtsY, translating to MTEKEQNFSWFNRLKLGLSKSSNKISQGISNIFTKKKLDRVSLEELEELLIEADLGVTTSAFIIKELSRKYFDKEVTGEEIKQELASIIENMLKDYAVPISLNEQHIPQIMLVCGVNGNGKTTTIGKLSAYYQKLGKKVLVAACDTFRAAAVSQLKVWAEKVACKIVYGQENSDPASVAYQAVEQALAEKIDIVLIDTAGRLHNKANLMEELAKMIRVIKKLSAAAPHNIVLVLDATTGQNADRQVEVFQNQVKVSGLIITKLDGTAKAGVVVNIAKKYSLPIHAIGVGEGILDLQPFDPKMFAEHLVGISDYKTLT from the coding sequence ATGACAGAAAAAGAACAAAATTTTTCATGGTTTAACAGATTAAAGTTAGGGTTAAGTAAAAGTTCAAACAAAATATCACAAGGGATTAGTAATATATTTACTAAAAAGAAACTTGATAGGGTGAGTTTGGAAGAATTAGAGGAATTATTAATTGAAGCAGACTTAGGAGTAACTACTAGTGCTTTTATTATTAAAGAATTATCTAGAAAATACTTTGATAAAGAAGTAACAGGTGAGGAAATCAAACAAGAATTAGCTAGTATTATTGAAAATATGTTAAAGGACTATGCAGTGCCTATTAGCTTGAATGAACAGCATATTCCTCAAATTATGTTAGTTTGTGGTGTAAATGGTAATGGTAAAACTACTACCATTGGTAAACTTTCTGCTTATTATCAAAAGTTAGGTAAGAAAGTATTAGTTGCTGCATGTGATACTTTTAGAGCTGCAGCAGTATCACAATTAAAAGTGTGGGCAGAGAAAGTTGCTTGTAAAATTGTATATGGGCAAGAAAATTCTGATCCGGCAAGTGTAGCTTATCAGGCTGTTGAGCAGGCACTAGCAGAGAAGATAGATATAGTGCTTATTGATACTGCTGGTAGGTTACATAATAAAGCTAATTTAATGGAGGAATTAGCCAAAATGATTAGAGTGATAAAAAAATTATCTGCAGCAGCACCTCATAATATTGTGTTAGTTTTAGACGCTACTACTGGTCAGAATGCTGATAGACAAGTTGAAGTGTTTCAAAATCAAGTAAAAGTTTCTGGTCTTATAATTACTAAATTAGATGGTACAGCTAAAGCTGGAGTGGTTGTGAATATTGCCAAAAAATATTCTCTGCCCATACATGCTATTGGTGTGGGTGAAGGGATATTAGATTTACAGCCCTTTGATCCTAAAATGTTTGCTGAGCATTTGGTGGGTATCAGTGATTATAAAACTCTTACCTAA
- the miaB_1 gene encoding (Dimethylallyl)adenosine tRNA methylthiotransferase MiaB, giving the protein MVWDDEVFKGINMNEVITFGCRLNIYESEVIKQQLNIANAEDVIVINSCAVTKEAERQVKQTIRKLSRKHTNKKIIVTGCAAQLHPEDFASMPEVYRVIGNEQKFIGEHYRTDQEITPKIIVNDIMSLTETASHMVQSFEGKARAFIQIQNGCNHRCTFCIIPYARGNSRSVPIGVITSQVKLLIEAGYQEIVFTGVDLTDYGKDLPGSPSLAQMIRRVLNLVPELSRLRLSSIDVAEIDQELFELITGEERLMPHIHISAQAGDDMILKRMKRRHRRADLISFCKNVRARRPNVAFGADLIAGFPTETEEMFTNTLNFISEAGLQYLHVFPYSERDGTPAARMPQVDLPVRKERAAKLRDAGAKELSSFLKKQLNSFVKVIAEKEHLGRTENFSVVEFTEEVIPGNVINSHIIAYTNDKLIAEVVA; this is encoded by the coding sequence GTGGTCTGGGATGATGAAGTATTTAAAGGTATAAACATGAATGAAGTGATTACATTTGGTTGTAGACTCAATATATATGAAAGTGAAGTTATTAAACAGCAATTGAATATAGCTAACGCAGAAGATGTAATAGTCATAAATAGTTGTGCTGTTACTAAAGAGGCGGAGCGCCAAGTCAAGCAGACTATTCGTAAATTATCACGAAAACATACCAATAAAAAAATTATTGTAACAGGTTGTGCCGCGCAATTGCATCCTGAAGATTTTGCTTCTATGCCTGAAGTATATAGGGTTATAGGTAATGAGCAGAAATTTATAGGAGAACATTATAGAACAGATCAGGAAATAACTCCAAAAATTATAGTAAATGATATTATGTCTCTTACTGAGACAGCTTCACATATGGTGCAGAGTTTTGAGGGCAAAGCAAGAGCTTTTATTCAAATTCAAAATGGTTGTAATCATCGTTGCACTTTTTGCATAATACCTTATGCTCGTGGCAATAGTAGAAGTGTACCAATTGGTGTGATAACTAGCCAGGTAAAGCTTTTAATAGAGGCTGGATATCAGGAAATAGTATTTACAGGTGTAGATTTAACAGATTATGGAAAAGATTTACCAGGATCACCAAGTTTAGCACAAATGATACGTAGAGTATTGAATTTAGTCCCAGAATTATCTAGATTGAGGTTATCTTCAATTGATGTGGCAGAAATTGATCAGGAGTTATTTGAGCTAATTACAGGGGAAGAAAGGTTAATGCCTCATATTCATATTAGTGCTCAGGCTGGCGATGATATGATATTAAAGCGCATGAAAAGAAGACATAGACGTGCGGACCTTATCTCTTTTTGTAAGAATGTGCGTGCTAGGAGGCCAAATGTAGCTTTTGGAGCAGATCTTATTGCTGGTTTTCCTACCGAAACTGAGGAAATGTTTACAAATACTCTAAATTTTATTAGTGAGGCAGGATTACAGTATTTGCATGTATTTCCTTATTCTGAACGCGATGGAACACCGGCTGCCCGTATGCCCCAGGTTGATTTACCAGTACGTAAGGAGAGAGCTGCAAAATTGCGTGATGCAGGCGCAAAAGAATTGAGTTCTTTTTTAAAGAAACAATTAAATAGTTTTGTTAAGGTTATTGCTGAAAAGGAACATTTAGGGCGTACAGAGAATTTTTCTGTAGTAGAATTTACTGAAGAGGTAATACCAGGAAATGTGATCAATAGCCATATAATAGCTTATACAAATGATAAATTAATAGCAGAAGTGGTAGCATGA
- the dapF gene encoding Diaminopimelate epimerase produces MSIINFIKMHGCGNDFVVIDTKSLQDAVLPIDVIKKITDRRYGVGCDQLILIEKSEDADCFMRIYNADGTEAGACGNASRCVASLLANTIHKNKITIETATNILMANIHANGLVTIDMGVPKFSVSDLKLLWDINPLSLQIKIDDMSIDAAAINVGNIHLICFYDNDINLESLVTQVNALQIFAEEVNISVINIDHDIVYGKFSIKIRTWERGAGETLSCGTAACAATVSAIKRGYILHNTSVEVHSKGGTLSIEWFRDNGSIMMTGEAIISFTGQINL; encoded by the coding sequence ATGTCCATTATAAATTTTATTAAAATGCATGGTTGTGGTAATGATTTTGTGGTGATTGATACAAAGTCATTACAAGACGCGGTACTACCAATAGATGTAATAAAGAAGATTACTGATCGTCGTTATGGGGTAGGTTGTGACCAATTAATATTGATCGAAAAATCTGAAGATGCAGATTGTTTTATGAGAATTTATAATGCCGATGGTACTGAAGCAGGGGCATGTGGGAACGCTAGTCGGTGTGTGGCTAGTTTATTGGCTAATACCATTCACAAGAACAAGATTACTATAGAAACTGCTACAAATATATTGATGGCAAACATACACGCTAACGGATTAGTAACTATAGATATGGGAGTACCGAAGTTTTCGGTTTCAGATCTTAAATTATTATGGGATATAAATCCATTATCGTTGCAGATTAAAATAGATGATATGAGTATAGATGCTGCTGCAATTAACGTAGGTAATATACATTTGATATGCTTTTATGATAATGATATTAATTTAGAAAGTTTGGTTACTCAAGTTAATGCCCTCCAAATTTTTGCTGAAGAAGTGAATATCAGTGTTATTAATATTGATCATGATATAGTATATGGAAAGTTTTCTATAAAAATACGTACATGGGAACGTGGAGCAGGGGAAACTTTATCTTGCGGGACTGCTGCTTGTGCTGCTACTGTTTCAGCTATTAAAAGAGGATATATATTACATAATACAAGCGTAGAGGTACATTCTAAAGGGGGAACACTATCTATAGAGTGGTTTAGGGATAATGGAAGTATAATGATGACAGGTGAAGCAATTATTAGTTTCACTGGCCAAATTAATTTATAA
- the dnaC gene encoding Replicative DNA helicase — translation MLNTKTSLVTKVNNDNTTLDVIYRSIPYNTLAEQTLLGAILINNELILRVNDFLNSEHFYEPIHQKIYNAINTFIERGIIATPVTLKNYFDKDETLKELGGADYLAQITGLAATIIDIFDYGRMIYDLSVRRKLINVGQDIVNHAYDNEIELTASAQIERAEQELFSLANDNHSGASGFRSLKVSILDAINKAEIAFKHKERVTGVSTGFIDLDKILGGLQNSDLLILAGRPSMGKTALAVNLAFNACKYLYNSYTNKVTKDPIIEESAPSVGFFSLEMSSEQLAARMLTMTTGINSSSLRSGQISEQDFTSLITASKELHQLPFFIDDTPAITISALRTRARRLKRKHNLSVLFVDYLQLIRGVSKNSETNRVLEISEITQGLKAIAKELNIPIIALSQLSRAVEQREDKRPLLSDLRESGSIEQDADIVMFIYREEYYVGRREPKIGTEEHNKWQDEMDQIANLTEIIIAKQRNGPIGNVKLHFKSNTTKFDNHAEAM, via the coding sequence ATGCTTAATACTAAAACTTCTCTTGTAACAAAAGTTAATAATGATAATACAACACTAGATGTTATATATCGTTCTATACCATATAATACTCTTGCGGAACAAACGCTATTAGGTGCTATATTAATCAACAATGAACTTATACTTAGGGTCAATGATTTTTTAAATTCTGAACATTTTTATGAACCTATTCATCAAAAAATTTATAATGCTATTAATACTTTCATTGAACGCGGTATCATTGCAACACCTGTCACATTAAAAAATTATTTTGATAAAGATGAGACTTTAAAAGAATTAGGTGGAGCTGATTATTTGGCACAAATTACAGGTCTTGCAGCTACAATTATTGATATTTTTGATTATGGACGTATGATCTATGACTTATCTGTAAGACGTAAATTAATTAATGTAGGACAAGATATAGTTAACCACGCGTATGATAACGAAATTGAGCTTACAGCTTCTGCACAAATTGAACGTGCAGAACAAGAGTTATTCTCTTTAGCAAATGATAATCATTCTGGAGCTTCTGGGTTTAGATCTTTAAAAGTTTCAATATTAGATGCAATTAATAAAGCAGAAATTGCTTTTAAGCATAAAGAAAGAGTTACAGGGGTTTCTACAGGATTTATAGATTTAGATAAAATTTTAGGTGGGTTACAAAATTCTGATTTACTTATATTAGCTGGTCGTCCTTCTATGGGTAAAACTGCGTTAGCAGTAAACTTAGCTTTCAACGCTTGTAAATATTTATATAATAGCTATACTAATAAAGTTACTAAAGATCCTATTATAGAAGAATCTGCACCTTCTGTTGGCTTCTTTTCACTTGAAATGTCATCCGAACAATTAGCTGCTCGTATGTTAACTATGACTACTGGCATTAACTCTTCTAGTTTACGATCAGGGCAGATCTCTGAACAAGACTTTACCAGCCTAATTACCGCAAGCAAAGAATTACACCAATTACCATTTTTTATTGATGATACACCAGCTATCACAATTTCAGCACTAAGAACCAGAGCACGCAGATTAAAGCGTAAACACAATCTTTCCGTATTATTTGTGGATTATCTACAATTAATACGGGGTGTTAGTAAAAATAGTGAAACAAATCGTGTACTTGAAATTTCTGAAATTACTCAAGGATTAAAAGCAATCGCTAAAGAATTAAATATTCCTATTATAGCCTTATCACAATTATCACGTGCTGTAGAACAACGCGAAGATAAACGTCCTTTGCTTTCTGATTTGCGTGAATCTGGTTCAATTGAACAAGATGCTGACATAGTAATGTTTATATATAGGGAAGAGTATTACGTTGGAAGACGGGAACCTAAAATTGGTACAGAAGAGCATAACAAATGGCAAGATGAAATGGATCAAATAGCAAATTTGACAGAAATTATTATAGCCAAGCAACGTAACGGTCCTATAGGTAATGTTAAATTACACTTTAAATCTAATACTACAAAATTTGACAATCATGCTGAAGCGATGTAA
- the dadX gene encoding Alanine racemase, catabolic, producing the protein MTSYADAILNVDLNSIVYNYLFLKKKLNTVECGAVVKANAYGIGANHVASTLAKYGCKHFFVANLEEAISLRAILTKQYNIYVLHGVFPNQEQEFIHYNLTPILNDIYQIKIWNCFASTKKIQLPAILYIDTGLSRLGLTTYDALDLFYNQTLVANLNILYLMSHLSAADNPTHPLNAEQLKKMSIIQKYMPNTHITFVNSSGIFLGTNYHFHLARPGMALYGLNPTPQSKNPMHNVIYLSSKIIQVRNNIKQSPVGYGGSYYAERNSVIATVAIGYADGYFRSLSNNSICYINGYKAPVIGRVSMDLITLDVTNVPAHFIYPGQSVEIIGDNITVDQLAKYANTLGYEILTNLGHRFKLVYNIDIQLNDI; encoded by the coding sequence ATGACTTCGTATGCTGATGCCATATTAAATGTAGACTTAAATTCTATTGTCTATAATTACCTATTTCTTAAAAAAAAATTAAATACGGTAGAGTGCGGAGCTGTAGTAAAAGCAAATGCTTACGGCATTGGCGCAAACCATGTTGCAAGTACCCTTGCTAAATATGGCTGTAAGCATTTTTTTGTTGCAAATTTAGAAGAAGCAATTTCTTTAAGAGCAATTTTAACAAAGCAATATAATATTTATGTATTACATGGTGTTTTTCCAAACCAAGAGCAAGAATTCATACATTATAATCTGACACCCATTCTAAATGATATATATCAAATAAAAATCTGGAATTGTTTTGCCTCCACAAAAAAGATTCAACTTCCTGCTATACTTTACATTGATACCGGACTTTCACGCCTTGGATTAACTACATATGATGCTCTAGATCTATTCTATAATCAAACCTTGGTGGCAAATTTAAATATATTATATCTCATGAGCCATTTATCTGCTGCTGATAACCCTACTCATCCTTTAAATGCAGAACAATTAAAAAAAATGTCCATTATACAAAAATATATGCCCAATACGCATATTACTTTTGTAAACTCTTCTGGTATTTTTTTAGGCACCAATTATCATTTCCACCTAGCACGTCCTGGCATGGCATTATATGGATTAAATCCTACACCTCAGTCAAAAAATCCTATGCATAATGTAATTTATCTATCTTCTAAAATTATACAAGTACGTAATAATATCAAACAATCTCCAGTAGGATATGGTGGTAGTTATTATGCTGAAAGAAACTCGGTAATAGCAACTGTAGCGATTGGTTATGCTGATGGTTATTTCAGATCACTTAGTAATAATAGTATATGCTATATTAACGGGTACAAAGCACCCGTGATAGGACGTGTATCTATGGATTTAATTACGCTAGATGTTACAAATGTACCAGCTCATTTTATATATCCGGGGCAATCTGTGGAAATTATAGGCGACAATATAACAGTGGATCAACTAGCAAAATATGCTAACACCTTAGGTTATGAAATCCTTACAAATCTAGGGCATAGATTTAAATTAGTATATAATATTGATATACAGCTTAACGATATATAA